From a region of the Streptacidiphilus albus JL83 genome:
- a CDS encoding RHS repeat-associated core domain-containing protein: MNVSGRGRARRLRSIAAATAVLLAAEAAVLIESSGQAVAVGRAAAASTGVDAKGLGPAEAQDRASALLTARLQQRRIEVLDARTDASQTFANPDGTLTVSASAEPVRVLSDGQWVPLDATLKVSGPGTVAPVRSESALVLSGGGTGPLARMTVDGKELSLSWPAALPEPVLAGATATYPNVLASGVDLQLTATVSGGVEETLVVKNAEAAADPALADLALATSTSKGSTLSADAGGNLSVKDPGGRTVVTSPAPVMWDSATSTAPAPAADSPAPAPAAAPGLSGGANAAGSEKVKVASRDTAPATRSSARVPGSHAHQGRVKVRLDRQRLHLAPDASMLSATGTVFPLYIDPAFVPHPASGTTLHYAQVQQGYPTTSNYDAAPGSGLGVGYQGFSTPKGIERSYYALSVPAEIYNSRILSATFNTKVTYAAASGSNSTTVNAFSTCGIDATTTWNNQPCHDSRGNANYPGPNAAKTFTTTGQSPNQALSFDITASMQLVAQLGYRTWDFELANATETDSTDLVRFSANPTYSITYDTPPATPTGLTAAPTATAGYTAGATPTLSASATDANSDTVRLDYQILSGTTVKSSGSSAFVNPGTAAPWTGTTKLADGPYAWQARAWDGNQYSAWTAAQPLTVDTTAPANTTVTSKDFTANSWSGTPDASGSFTGDFTLTPPSTDAATVAMQLDDGPWTSTATTGAPFTRTLTFKAGKHTLIAKTHDAAGNLATGTYYVFYAGAGAALTSPNTGDRPARRVNLTAQGLTGYTGATYQYRLGETDTWHNVPAKDVRRNTDGSTPAAWPVPVTGGAPAPLTWNITDTLAEDSPVDLRVLFTDGTATAGSPVATVTLDRDAGTAPALTAGPASVNALTGDATLSATDASAFGMTVTRSASSRRPANGSQQEGQASIFGPQWTAGTTAEVTDSDWSFVRKTSLTSVALVDKDGNQTGFTAAASGGWKPEPGAEALTLTGSLAGSFTLKDDDGTTTVFTKSDGALTTWQVSSTFLPTSNSTTTVTYQTVTVNGVKVAHPKYMIAPTSAVDAATCQTTTAAGTPATGCRVMEYLYAVTTTGTSTAFGDFAGQVKEIRLWTTEPGATAGSVKVLAHYTYDDQGRLRETSDPRTTPNLKTSYTYDSDGRVTTQADPGQLPWTFNYAQVGTSPVAGKGMLTSASRPALKQGSATDTDGTASTTVVYNVPLAGANAPNAMGPTDVAAWSQSDAPSDATALFPADQEPKSSDGSALGKSDYQRATVTYTDASGRQVNTAAPGGRITTTEYDQYGNTVRELSAGNRELALGTADWQAAQRRDLGIDGKSTAERATALSTVTTYNTTAVPADAGSDKDTDPTVTGQRKLEETGPLHQVTLAAPLKAGTGGTDLPAGAVTPAREHTRYAYDQGRPTDGTATTVNQTTTTSVGALVDGYPADGDVHTSTTAYDWAKGLPVKTVNDPAGLKITKTTTYDAQGRVTSTTLPKSTGNDAGTTRTTYWSATGTGTCQGHPEWADLTCSTGPAADITSGGSNPTQLPTKTTTYDRYGNPAAVTETANSTTRTTTDTYDNAGRPIKVAVSGGTGTAVADTTTAYDPATGSKTSVTADGRTVGYTYDALGRQIQYTDGNGGTTSTAYDALDRPVTVTDNLSTTGYTYNSEGQVVEQTDSVAGTTRAEYDADGQLTAEHLPGSTDLLIAHDTTGQVTGRAYTRNGTAVTGDYARYTVHGQQAAHSADTGLSAYQANTYDAAGRLTAVSDTQGTTTTRRGYTFDADTNRTALTTSVDNPDGTAGTPTSTNYTYDSADRLQTANATVYDAFGRTIAQADGSQLAYFTNDLVQRETNGATRQTWTLDPAGRPAAWSTESSTNGTWTTTATKANHYNGDSDSPAWTTEDATGTVTRNVHGIDGDLAATTDATGNTVLQLANIHGDTTVQLPLDTAKNPGAQSADEYGNPTIGTPTSRYGWLGAKQRSAETPTGLVLMGVRLYNPATGRFLSVDPVPGGSDNGYEYGGGDPVNHFDLDGRMWGGSWFQQKWRNPNVRHWVYGVRAAAAVVSPVKKIRFVGRAIRNPSRTLRACARASIWGKKSCYSSLTGIPSALNYGRKAIRNYSYMRDYNRALTYTDRENICRRYTGYRGRGSCD; the protein is encoded by the coding sequence ATGAACGTGTCCGGAAGGGGCCGCGCGCGTCGGCTGCGGTCGATAGCCGCGGCGACGGCGGTCCTGCTGGCGGCGGAGGCCGCCGTGCTGATCGAGTCGAGCGGGCAGGCGGTGGCCGTCGGCAGAGCTGCTGCCGCGTCAACCGGCGTCGATGCCAAGGGCCTCGGCCCGGCCGAGGCGCAGGATCGGGCGTCCGCGCTGTTGACGGCGCGGTTGCAGCAGCGTCGGATCGAGGTGCTGGACGCGCGGACCGACGCGTCGCAGACGTTCGCGAACCCGGACGGCACGCTCACGGTGTCGGCGTCGGCGGAGCCGGTGCGGGTGCTGAGCGACGGCCAGTGGGTGCCCCTGGACGCGACGTTGAAGGTGTCGGGGCCGGGCACCGTGGCCCCGGTGCGGTCCGAGTCGGCGCTGGTGCTCTCCGGGGGCGGGACCGGTCCGCTGGCGCGGATGACGGTCGACGGCAAGGAGTTGTCGCTGTCGTGGCCCGCTGCGCTGCCCGAGCCGGTGCTGGCGGGGGCGACCGCGACCTACCCGAACGTGCTGGCCTCGGGGGTGGACCTGCAGCTGACCGCGACGGTGTCGGGCGGGGTGGAGGAGACCCTGGTCGTCAAGAACGCCGAGGCGGCCGCCGATCCGGCGCTGGCCGACCTGGCGCTGGCGACCTCGACCAGCAAGGGCAGCACCCTGTCGGCCGACGCCGGGGGGAACCTGAGCGTCAAGGACCCCGGCGGCCGCACGGTGGTCACCTCCCCGGCCCCGGTCATGTGGGACTCCGCCACCAGCACCGCACCCGCCCCGGCCGCCGACAGCCCGGCCCCGGCGCCCGCCGCGGCCCCCGGCCTGTCCGGCGGCGCGAACGCGGCCGGCAGCGAGAAGGTCAAGGTCGCCTCCCGCGACACCGCGCCCGCCACCCGCTCCAGTGCCCGGGTCCCGGGTTCGCACGCCCACCAGGGCCGGGTGAAGGTCCGACTGGACAGGCAGCGGCTGCACCTGGCGCCGGACGCGTCCATGCTGTCCGCCACCGGCACCGTGTTCCCGCTCTACATCGACCCGGCATTCGTACCCCACCCGGCATCGGGCACCACCCTGCACTACGCGCAGGTCCAGCAGGGCTACCCGACCACCTCCAACTACGACGCCGCACCCGGCTCCGGACTGGGCGTGGGCTACCAGGGCTTCTCCACCCCCAAGGGCATCGAGCGCTCCTACTACGCACTGAGCGTCCCCGCCGAGATCTACAACAGCAGGATCCTCTCGGCGACGTTCAACACCAAGGTCACCTACGCGGCCGCGTCCGGCTCCAACTCCACCACCGTCAACGCGTTCTCCACCTGCGGCATCGACGCCACCACCACCTGGAACAACCAGCCCTGCCACGACAGCCGGGGCAACGCCAACTACCCCGGCCCCAACGCCGCCAAGACGTTCACCACCACCGGCCAGAGCCCCAACCAGGCCCTGTCCTTCGACATCACCGCCAGCATGCAGCTGGTCGCCCAACTCGGCTACCGCACCTGGGACTTCGAACTGGCCAACGCCACCGAGACCGACTCCACCGACCTGGTCCGCTTCTCCGCCAACCCGACCTACTCCATCACCTACGACACACCCCCGGCCACCCCCACCGGCCTGACCGCGGCCCCGACCGCGACCGCCGGCTACACGGCCGGCGCCACCCCGACCCTGTCCGCGTCCGCCACCGACGCCAACAGCGACACCGTCCGCCTGGACTACCAGATCCTCTCCGGCACCACCGTCAAGTCCTCCGGCTCCAGCGCCTTCGTCAACCCGGGCACCGCCGCACCCTGGACCGGCACCACCAAACTCGCCGACGGCCCCTACGCCTGGCAGGCCCGCGCCTGGGACGGCAACCAGTACTCCGCCTGGACCGCCGCCCAGCCACTGACCGTCGACACCACCGCCCCCGCCAACACGACAGTCACCTCCAAGGACTTCACCGCGAACTCCTGGTCGGGCACCCCCGACGCCTCCGGCAGCTTCACCGGCGACTTCACCCTCACCCCGCCCTCCACGGACGCGGCCACCGTGGCGATGCAGCTGGACGACGGCCCCTGGACCTCGACCGCGACCACCGGCGCACCGTTCACCCGGACCCTGACGTTCAAGGCCGGCAAGCACACCCTGATCGCCAAGACCCACGACGCTGCCGGGAACCTGGCCACCGGCACCTACTACGTCTTCTACGCCGGCGCCGGCGCGGCGCTGACCTCGCCGAACACCGGTGACCGCCCCGCGCGCCGGGTGAACCTCACCGCCCAGGGCCTGACCGGCTACACCGGCGCGACCTACCAGTACCGACTCGGCGAAACCGACACCTGGCACAACGTGCCCGCCAAGGACGTGCGCAGGAACACCGACGGCAGCACCCCCGCCGCCTGGCCGGTCCCCGTGACCGGGGGCGCCCCGGCCCCGCTGACCTGGAACATCACCGACACCCTGGCCGAGGACAGCCCGGTGGACCTGCGGGTGCTGTTCACCGACGGCACCGCCACCGCCGGCTCGCCCGTCGCGACCGTCACCCTGGACCGCGACGCCGGCACCGCGCCCGCCCTGACGGCCGGTCCCGCGTCGGTCAACGCCCTCACCGGCGACGCCACCCTGTCCGCCACCGACGCCTCCGCGTTCGGGATGACCGTCACCCGCAGCGCCTCCTCGCGCCGCCCGGCCAACGGATCACAGCAGGAGGGGCAGGCGTCGATCTTCGGCCCGCAGTGGACCGCCGGTACCACAGCCGAGGTCACCGACTCCGACTGGTCCTTCGTCCGCAAGACCTCGCTCACCTCGGTGGCGCTGGTCGACAAGGACGGGAACCAGACCGGGTTCACCGCAGCCGCCTCCGGTGGTTGGAAGCCCGAGCCCGGCGCCGAGGCCCTGACCCTGACCGGTTCGCTGGCCGGTTCCTTCACCCTGAAGGACGACGACGGCACGACAACGGTGTTCACCAAGTCCGACGGAGCGCTGACGACCTGGCAGGTCTCCAGCACCTTCCTGCCGACCTCGAACTCCACCACCACGGTCACCTACCAGACCGTGACCGTGAACGGCGTCAAGGTCGCCCACCCCAAGTACATGATCGCGCCCACCAGCGCCGTGGACGCCGCGACCTGCCAGACCACCACCGCCGCCGGCACCCCCGCCACCGGATGCCGGGTGATGGAGTACCTGTACGCCGTCACCACCACCGGCACCTCCACCGCGTTCGGCGACTTTGCCGGGCAGGTCAAGGAGATCCGGCTGTGGACCACCGAGCCTGGCGCCACCGCCGGCAGCGTCAAGGTCCTGGCCCACTACACCTACGACGACCAGGGCCGCCTGCGCGAGACCTCGGACCCCCGCACCACCCCCAACCTCAAGACCAGCTACACCTACGACAGCGACGGACGCGTCACCACCCAGGCCGACCCCGGCCAACTGCCCTGGACCTTCAACTACGCCCAGGTCGGCACCAGCCCTGTCGCAGGCAAGGGAATGCTCACCTCCGCCTCCCGACCCGCGCTCAAGCAGGGTTCGGCCACCGACACCGACGGCACCGCGAGCACCACCGTCGTCTACAACGTCCCGCTGGCCGGCGCGAACGCACCGAACGCGATGGGGCCGACAGATGTCGCCGCCTGGAGCCAGAGCGATGCCCCCAGCGACGCCACCGCACTCTTCCCCGCCGACCAGGAACCCAAGAGCAGCGACGGCAGCGCACTCGGCAAGAGCGACTACCAGCGCGCGACCGTCACCTACACCGACGCCTCCGGACGCCAGGTCAACACCGCCGCTCCCGGCGGCCGGATCACCACCACCGAGTACGACCAGTACGGCAACACCGTGCGCGAGCTGAGCGCGGGCAACCGCGAACTGGCTCTGGGCACTGCCGACTGGCAGGCCGCCCAGCGACGGGACCTGGGCATCGACGGGAAGAGCACCGCCGAACGGGCCACCGCACTGTCCACCGTCACCACCTACAACACCACCGCCGTACCGGCGGACGCCGGGAGCGACAAGGACACCGACCCCACCGTCACCGGCCAGCGCAAGCTCGAGGAGACCGGGCCACTGCACCAGGTCACCCTCGCCGCCCCGCTGAAGGCCGGCACGGGCGGCACCGACCTGCCCGCCGGCGCGGTCACCCCCGCCCGCGAGCACACCCGCTACGCCTACGACCAGGGCCGCCCCACCGACGGCACCGCCACCACCGTCAACCAGACCACCACCACCTCGGTCGGTGCCCTGGTCGACGGCTACCCCGCCGACGGCGACGTGCACACCAGCACCACCGCCTACGACTGGGCCAAGGGCCTGCCCGTCAAGACGGTCAACGACCCCGCCGGCCTCAAGATTACCAAGACCACCACGTACGACGCCCAGGGCCGGGTCACCTCCACCACCCTGCCCAAGTCCACCGGGAACGACGCGGGGACCACCCGCACCACCTACTGGAGCGCCACCGGCACCGGCACCTGCCAGGGCCACCCCGAATGGGCCGACCTGACCTGCTCCACCGGACCCGCGGCCGACATCACCAGCGGCGGCAGCAACCCCACCCAGCTCCCGACCAAGACCACCACCTACGACCGCTACGGCAACCCCGCCGCCGTCACCGAGACCGCGAACAGCACCACCCGCACCACCACCGACACCTACGACAACGCCGGACGCCCGATCAAGGTCGCCGTCTCCGGCGGCACCGGGACCGCGGTCGCGGACACCACCACCGCCTACGACCCGGCCACCGGCAGCAAGACCTCGGTCACCGCAGACGGCAGGACCGTTGGCTACACCTACGACGCACTCGGACGCCAGATCCAGTACACGGACGGCAACGGCGGCACCACCAGCACCGCCTACGACGCACTGGACCGCCCGGTCACCGTCACCGACAACCTCTCCACCACCGGCTACACCTACAACAGCGAGGGACAGGTCGTCGAGCAGACCGACTCGGTCGCCGGCACCACCAGGGCCGAGTACGACGCGGACGGCCAGCTCACCGCCGAGCACCTGCCCGGCAGCACCGACCTGCTGATCGCCCACGACACCACCGGCCAGGTCACCGGCCGCGCCTACACCCGCAACGGGACCGCCGTCACCGGCGACTACGCCCGCTACACCGTCCACGGCCAGCAGGCCGCCCACTCCGCCGACACCGGACTCTCCGCCTACCAGGCCAACACCTACGACGCCGCCGGCCGGCTCACCGCCGTCAGCGACACCCAGGGCACCACCACCACCCGGCGCGGCTACACCTTCGACGCCGACACCAACCGCACCGCCCTGACCACTTCCGTCGACAACCCCGACGGAACCGCCGGCACCCCGACCAGCACCAACTACACCTACGACAGCGCCGACCGCCTGCAGACCGCCAACGCCACCGTCTACGACGCCTTCGGCCGCACCATCGCCCAGGCCGACGGCAGCCAACTCGCCTACTTCACCAACGACCTCGTCCAGCGCGAGACCAACGGCGCCACCCGCCAGACCTGGACCCTCGACCCGGCCGGCCGCCCCGCCGCCTGGAGCACCGAAAGCAGCACCAACGGCACCTGGACCACCACCGCCACCAAGGCCAACCACTACAACGGCGACAGCGACAGCCCCGCCTGGACCACCGAGGACGCCACCGGCACTGTGACCCGCAACGTGCACGGCATCGACGGCGACCTCGCCGCCACCACAGACGCCACTGGCAACACCGTTCTGCAACTCGCCAATATCCACGGCGACACCACCGTCCAACTCCCGCTGGACACCGCCAAGAATCCCGGCGCCCAGTCGGCCGACGAATACGGCAACCCCACCATCGGCACCCCCACCAGCCGCTACGGCTGGCTCGGCGCCAAACAACGCTCCGCTGAGACCCCCACCGGCCTCGTCCTCATGGGCGTCCGCCTCTACAACCCCGCGACCGGACGTTTCCTGAGCGTCGACCCCGTCCCGGGCGGCAGCGACAACGGCTACGAGTACGGCGGCGGGGATCCCGTCAACCACTTCGACCTCGACGGCCGCATGTGGGGCGGCTCCTGGTTCCAGCAGAAGTGGCGCAACCCCAACGTGCGGCACTGGGTCTACGGCGTCCGCGCAGCCGCTGCTGTCGTCAGCCCAGTCAAAAAGATTCGCTTCGTCGGCAGGGCGATCAGGAATCCCTCCCGTACCCTGCGGGCCTGTGCCAGGGCCAGCATATGGGGCAAGAAGAGCTGCTACTCCTCACTCACCGGAATTCCCAGCGCCCTCAACTACGGCCGGAAGGCGATCAGGAACTACTCCTACATGCGTGACTACAACCGCGCACTGACGTATACGGACCGAGAGAATATTTGCCGCCGGTATACTGGCTATCGTGGCCGGGGCTCCTGCGACTAG